Proteins encoded together in one Spodoptera frugiperda isolate SF20-4 chromosome 15, AGI-APGP_CSIRO_Sfru_2.0, whole genome shotgun sequence window:
- the LOC118275126 gene encoding exostosin-1, with protein sequence MQAKKRFILLSLTFGVVVYCYFTMFHLKSEHTQSSRRSELPSFASFDELSELPTQPYRKLTIEKIPCRMETCFDFSKCGKDPKIYVYPSDGPVSASYRKVLSVIRESRYATRDPNEACLFVPAIDTLDADPLSPEHAPDVASRLTHLPYWNNGRNHLIFNLYAGTWPDYAESALGFNPGEAILARASASESFFRDEFDISLPLFHKEHPERGGVPPAATGNLFPAPRRHLLAFKGKRYVHGIGSETRNSLWHLHDGNHLILVTTCRHGKSWKDLRDERCDEDNREYDKFDYEQLLANSTFCLVARGRRLGSYRFLEALAAGCIPVLLSNGWRLPFDERIDWRRAVIWADERLLLQVPELVRSVSPERILALRQQTQFLWEQYFSSIEKIVFTTIEILLERVLEHRLSKQREALIWNASPGALGTLATYGDSRVHFPISAPILQAPTCPSSPLSPLPAPSVPLAAPPPTPGNTYTALLYVQATSPALHKLLANIASSEYCEKVVLVWDSERAAPSLKSLSRLAGDTRDPLPVLVVDATTHYPGEGVSARWQPLWAVPTAGVFSLDGDAPLLAEELDFAFRVWKHFPERIVGYPARTHFWDEAKGAWGYSSKWGDSYSMVLPGAALVHRSVLAQYAAAAPALRQAVRRTRNCEDILLNCLASHLTRRPPLKLAQRRRYKATHHKYKSSWSDPEHFVQRQSCLNTFATAWGYMPLMRSVLRLDPILFKDPVSTLRKKYRKMELVTS encoded by the exons ATGCAGGCTAAAAAACGTTTCATTCTTCTTTCATTAACTTTTGGAGTTGtagtgtattgttattttactatGTTTCATTTGAAATCTGAACACACCCAAAGTAGTCGACGAAGTGAATTACCCAGTTTCGCGTCTTTCGATGAATTATCAGAACTGCCAACTCAACCTTATAGAAAGTTAACTATAGAAAAGATTCCTTGTAGAATGGAAACATGCTTCGACTTTTCCAAATGTGGCAAAGATCCAAAGATTTATGTTTACCCTAGTGATGGTCCAGTGAGTGCATCATATCGTAAGGTATTGTCGGTGATAAGAGAGTCACGGTATGCGACAAGAGACCCGAATGAAGCCTGTCTATTTGTGCCTGCTATAGACACGTTAGATGCTGACCCTCTGTCACCAGAACATGCTCCTGATGTAGCATCACGACTAACTCATCTACCCTACTGGAACAACGGACGGAATCATCTCATATTCAATTTGTATGCTGGAACCTGGCCTGATTATGCTGAAAGTGCTCTAGGTTTTAACCCAGGAGAGGCAATTTTAGCTAGAGCTAGTGCCTCAGAATCATTCTTTAGGGATGAATTTGACATTTCTTTGCCCTTATTTCACAAGGAACATCCAGAACGAGGGGGTGTTCCTCCTGCTGCTACTGGTAACCTGTTTCCTGCACCAAGACGTCATTTGTTAGCATTCAAAGGCAAGAGATATGTCCACGGTATTGGTAGTGAAACTAGAAATTCATTATGGCATTTACATGATGGTAATCATTTAATACTAGTTACAACATGTCGTCATGGAAAGTCATGGAAAGATTTACGTGATGAAAGATGTGATGAAGACAACCGAGAATAtgataa ATTTGATTATGAGCAACTATTAGCCAACTCGACATTTTGCCTTGTGGCACGAGGACGACGTTTGGGTTCATATCGTTTCCTTGAAGCATTGGCAGCAGGATGTATACCTGTCCTATTAAGTAATGGTTGGCGATTACCATTCGATGAACGTATTGATTGGCGCCGCGCGGTTATTTGGGCTGATGAACGCCTCCTATTGCAG gtACCTGAGTTAGTGCGCTCAGTTTCTCCTGAGCGTATTCTTGCTCTCCGGcaacaaacacaatttttatGGGAACAGTATTTTTCGTCAATagaaaaaattgtatttactacGATAGag ATTTTACTAGAGCGTGTGCTAGAACACAGATTGTCAAAGCAACGGGAAGCTTTAATTTGGAATGCATCTCCTGGTGCCCTAGGAACTTTAGCAACCTATGGTGACTCCCGAGTTCATTTTCCTATTTCAGCCCCTATTCTTCAGGCCCCTACTTGTCCGTCTAGTCCTTTGTCTCCACTCCCTGCCCCTTCGGTGCCTCTGGCAGCGCCACCACCTACACCAGGCAATACTTATACAGCTTTATTATATGTTCAAGCTACATCACCAGCGTTACATAAATTACTCGCCAATATAGCAAGTAGTGAATATTGTGAAAAG GTCGTATTGGTGTGGGATAGCGAACGTGCGGCGCCTTCGCTAAAGTCGCTATCACGCTTAGCAGGCGATACGCGCGATCCGCTGCCCGTGCTCGTTGTTGACGCCACCACCCACTATCCTGG GGAAGGTGTTTCGGCTAGGTGGCAACCTCTGTGGGCGGTCCCCACAGCTGGTGTATTTTCTCTTGACGGTGATGCTCCTCTTTTGGCTGAAGAACTTGACTTTGCCTTCCGTGTTTGGAAACATTTTCCTGAGCGAATAGTCGGCTATCCGGCTCGAACTCATTTTTGGGACGAAGCAAAG GGAGCTTGGGGTTACAGCAGTAAGTGGGGTGATTCATATTCAATGGTATTACCGGGTGCGGCTCTAGTGCACCGCTCGGTCCTGGCCCAGTACGCGGCCGCCGCCCCAGCGCTGCGGCAGGCCGTGCGGCGGACGCGCAATTGCGAGGATATATTACTGAATTGTCTTGCCTCGCATCTCACCCGACGTCCACCACTCAAATTAGCACAACGGCGTCGGTATAAAGCTACACAccataaatataa ATCTTCGTGGAGCGACCCCGAGCATTTCGTGCAAAGGCAGTCTTGTCTGAATACGTTCGCTACTGCCTGGGGTTACATGCCGCTGATGCGGTCCGTATTGAGATTAGATCCGATACTGTTTAAGGACCCTGTATCGACACTTCGGaagaaatatagaaaaatgGAGCTAGTAACTTCTTAA